In Papaver somniferum cultivar HN1 chromosome 9, ASM357369v1, whole genome shotgun sequence, the genomic stretch TGTCATGTATATTTTACCCGAGCAGAAAACTCATTTTGACATTCCAAACTGTAATCTATCAGGTCATTCATACTTCGGAAAAGTAATAACCAAGAAAGCAAAGCAGAGAAAATCCAGATAAAAACGAACCCACTACATATTTTCTCAGCATTCTTCACCAGGAATAAACTTGAGAGCAAATGAATGTTCTTggaaaaacaaaatataataagAAGAATCTAGATCAATAAAATTTAGAACACTGCACATTATATTAATAAGCCATATAAGCACTGTTATGGATGGAAAACGAAACTGCCATTAATATGGCCATGTAAGCCATATTTTCTCAGCTCTTACAAGCCACTAATATGCCATATGGAAGCTCAATATGCTAGAAGGCAGAGCATGTTGCTTGATGTGGTTATTAAAGGGAAACAACAACATCAGCACTGGACTAGAAACTGTTGGCAGTAAGCGTCTCTGTTAAGTCTGTTAACTGATCGAAAGATTAGCATTgacaagaagatgatgatgacctACGGACGAAGTCTACAACATGTATTTGCAACTCAACCAAACTTGAGAAAAACTTCTTGTTATGTTTCTACCTCTGCTTAATGTCCTAGGAGTGGATGACGGAATATGAGAAGGTTCCAGGGAAAGGAAAAACATAATAGCCCTTTGAACAGATTCATTCTTATTTTTGTTTGGAATGAACCAAAAGTTTGCCAGCGCCAACCCCTGAATTCAATTGGTCTAAAACTTCTAAGCAAGAAAATCAATTATCAGTTTAAATACCGTAACGATGTCCCCATAAATACCTTAAAGATGCCCATGGAAACTAAATGCAGAATGAGGCCAAAAATATTTGTAAGTGAAACACCAATGGTTCAATGAATAAGTGCATTACTGAAAGAGAAAAGAAACATTACATATGAAAGTTGCAGGGAAATGTACAAGACTCACCCATCATTTGGTAACCAATAGTGCTAAGCAAAGAACATGAACAAGCTGTTGATAGGCACTTTAACAGAGCAGAAAAAGTCGATACATCAGTATACGGAAACATAATCTCTGAAATACATGGCTGATCGAAGAGAAATATTCCCATATGAGATGTTGGAACTCACATGACTTCTCGCTAACATGTAGGTTAATCCACCTTAATTTGAAGCAATAAATAACAGCGATACCTGGAAATAATCTTAGGACCATAGCAGTTTGATCTGCTCCTTCTTTATGCACGAACATTTTCACTGGCCACGCATGAAGCCTTTGAAGCATCAGATAAGACTCGGGCAATACCAAATCAATCACTGCGGCCGCATCCACTATCTGTACTTTGAGGAAGTAATACTGAAAAGGGAATCCCTTTTCCCCATTAGACAGTGGATCAGTTTAATCTTCTCCTTCTTATTGCACGAAAAAGTTCGGTGTCCACAATGGATGCCCTTGAAGCATCAGAAGAAGACACCGGCACTACCAAATCAATCTCTGCATCCCCACCCCCTCTCTGTACTAGTGCGGAAGAAATGCTTGAAAGAGAACTCCGATTCTCCAAAGGTGGAGAACGGGCATGGTGCCTTCTCATGTGCTGATTAAGAAGGAAAGAATGAAACACTCTTTCATGAGAACTTAATGCTGATGAAAGACGAACAACTGAAGCAGCCGTCTGCGAATGCCGCGAGGGAGGTGATAGAGGAGGTCTAGGATTGGTACCCTCGGCCTCAGAGCTAACCACATCTACAACATCGTCCTGTGCTTCCAAAAGACTTTGTTCTAGAAGTATATTCCTTCTATAACCTTCTCGGTGAATGCCACCTGATGCAAGAATTTGATTAGCAAGAAAATCAGCTCTATCGATCAATTCAAGAGAACCACCAACATCTTGTGGAGGTGTTCTACCCCTTGCAACATCAAATCTCCGACCAATTCTCTGAATCATTTCCTCaatttgaaaagaagaagaaacagctcTTTGAATACTCTGTCTAAAGCTTTCGACACGTCGAGCTTGAGGCCTAGGAGGAACACCCACTTTCTGTTTCATCTTTGAATCTTCTACATTATTTCCACGTCCATAAATTGGGGTTATATTGGCATCAGTAAGTTCTGTCTGACACACAGGGCATAATTTAACCTTAGAATAAACATGAAGCCATTGATATAAACATGGCCAACAAAACAAATGACCGCAAAAGGTAATAACTGGCTCATTCGCCATTCCGAAACATATATTACAATCAAAGAAACTCATTCCATCCTCATTATTCTTCTCCTTATCCTCATCCTTATTCAATTCATTACCCAAAAGATCAACAGCAAGACCTTTCCCTGCTTTACTGCTCTCAGCTGTTCTCTCATCAGTGTCAGTAACACCTAAACTTCCTTCACCAACTTGAGACACTCTCTCACTAGCAGAACTAGGGTTTACAATGAAATCCAATGAAAAATTTCTAGTTTCAGAAGAAGTAATACTtggtcttctccttctccatCGATTCCTAGGTCTAGGAGATACTCCTTGGATTGGATTATGTCCACCTCTTAATGAATAATACAAATTATCTTCAAGTTCAGCTGGTAATTCAAATGTATCAAGATTTAGATCAAAATCTGTCGAATTTTCTCTTTCATTATTCTCCATTTGACTAATGAATATccccaaacaaaccctaaatgaaAAGAATTTTCAgtacaaaaaaagaaaactcaATCAATACCCAAAAATGAAACcctttttttgtttatttattcaAAATCTGTAATCAAGTAATGGAAAACCggaaaaaatgaaatcaaaatgaaaaacttACCTGAAAAATGATCCGTCGGGTGTAGATTTGggatcaaatttagggtttcattggtattggtttgttttctcaccaccaccaccaccaccatatatCATGTTTTAGATTCTTTTGGATATTTATTGTATGGGAATTTCTTTTCAATGGCAGGTGTCTTTTAACTTAAAAAAATCTCCTTGTTTTGTTTAGTTTAGCAGAGCTGCTGCTTATTATtcagtctctctctctctttattttacttttattattttctttcatgATGTGAAATCAGTACACTGCCACGTGGATACAAAATGCCCGTGACACGTTACAGAAAAATTGTTGGTTGCCATCAGTTAGTTTTTGCAGGGCATTTAACGTGGGTGAAGAAGCAACAGCACTATATCATTTAGCTTAAAACTTTAGGCCTATTCCCATGCACAACGTTAAAAAGCCTTGTTTGACATAGCAGTTGTCATGACAACCGAGTCGTGTCAATATAGAAAAGCAACTGAGCGACATTATTAACATATATATAGTTAGATATATTCATTATATCGCTCAATATTAATTATATTGTCAACAGTCGGATTAGTACTGCCAACGGTCGACTGCAGCGCCTATAGATACCCCACCATCCCGCTCATTCACTTTCACACCTCCccttccttctcttctcttctttttcttcaataaaattttctttacttactattgtgtacacatatatctcactatcagacacgtgtatataaaaagatacgtggaaagcatgcatgccaaaacatcaaaacatgatgcgctacgaaacaccaaataaaccccgaggagttactttatctcatcccaaaagagaagctaagatcaacggtggagagaaagttatctgacacggacgtgacaggggcagaagacacttgtctgacacgagcagacccctcaactacccacattaaacactctgagcagtgtacgtgtcgatcaacctgtggaacgagcgaggatgcatctgcgggatcaaggggcaaacgcagacctctgcgtgatagacgcaaggacacaagaagataaggttccaacggccttcagagatgggtcccacattctaaccttataaataccccgtctccaccaagaggaaaggggatcggaaaaatcaggaagggaaggagagagagagagagagagagattgcaagtgtaagttaatcatttagaagagagaaacatgtaaacccaaaagtcattcgactattcgtgtaaccgtgaagaatatagtaaaacaacaaaccccgtggacgtaggccttagtgctgaaccacgtaaaccttggtcttgtttacatttcagcactttatatttatttaaccccatggatctttacttatacgttttgctttctttgtttgtatttatatcccgtgcgcaaacgcctcgcatggagttgttagatgaggctatgataaacccgaaggttttgagccaaggaattaacactaggatatcatcgtcacaaatctctttagatgatgatgattgattgtgagcattcggatcccttggttttgtgttcacaatttggcgctagaaacagggacttcgtcccggtaaaagatttatcttgtcctgtgatttcattttaaattggcatatgattgctctgatttatcagctcggaccgtatagatcatttgttaactgtattgtattcaaaaacccaccttttatcttcgataagatttattgttctaatccgcggatttacgattttctttagatctcgtgcgaacccgtcttctgggggttttcgtagtttttatactaaggatctcctttaataaaactttaacccgtgtattgtaacttgcgtgtattaatcctctcctggaagaatgtatttcgccaactaacccgcttcacgcggatattcccgttttttgtttgaaatgccttatggcagagaaagaacgtattgtgagtaaagaaggcgagtttctgcgagatttcattgtcaacaaaaggacacgtgatggaaaagacgcaggaagcaggaaaatccaaagctttgtcaaaagaaacacccaggacaaccccggtcatcacccgaagcaagcagaaaggagataaagctaaaatgaccagtcaaaggcaagatactgcggaaatcacttcacctatgaacgctaattcagttgcagcggcggctctcagagcagcgcgacaaagtacggtgcggctgcggtagtcccgaaggctgcagaggctagcaatacttgcgccatgaatcaacttaatcaaccaagagaaagggtggatgaatccagaacattccaacccgtgcaccttctaacttttggaatgccaccaacaaatgatcaaaatcaaaccataccggcggctctagcaccgcagaggggcactcaccccaatttggaaatgccagcaaccgaagctgaacccctgccacctttagtgcagaccatggaggagggcggcaccatggtgtagtagcacgcgctgggactcccaatcaggggtccaaccaatcacaccgactgatggctgagcttgaggaactgaagaagagccagcaggtttacgcagagctgtagccctgttggccagagaaaatcaagatttaaaggagcggattgctctaagcacgaagaccagccaacaacttgatgaagcaaactccaaagcaccagagccaaaccgagactgtagagtcgtcatagcggctaatgaagacgcgacaaggggaagtagcgtatccgacccggattatgacgatggagagtcagacggtaacgagagaatttagggcaccaccgcgcaatggaagaactacgagatgagatgatggccgagatcaggcaattaaaaaataaacaaggcggggggaggttagaagaggtcatgagagaagctaactccacgcccttaactcatcgcttggccaacacccctattccactgaaatgccctgtcccaacgttcgaatgctatgatggatccagcgaccctgctgcacatattcggtactacaaccgtgtcttagctagatggggtcagaacgacgccgtactctgcagatacttcccgtcaagcctgaagggatcggcgttatcatggttcgataatctgccaccaaactccatccactcatacgaccaactcgcagagaaattcttaagaacgtacatgtacaacaagactgtaaacaccggaatggataagctcttttcactagcgattggctacaaggaaaccacgagggagtacactaacagatggcacaagatctgccaagccatagggagcgtggacccagtggtaagcatcaattgctacaaatggggcttagaccgaatgagtcccctatttgttgaaattcatgggagcgtgcctaagacagggagatcttcgaataattatcgaaaagcacgctcgacttgaagaaattcaacgggaaaacccgagggcatatccgcagaggtctcaccgcaccaattcagcggaacaaaccaatggggccaaaaggagttgctcagggagagacctcacgaagataggaaggaacgaagggatgaacgaagacaggtgaccgaaaattcgaagatcaagtttacacgaaactcaacgctagctatgctcgtatcctacgagagatcaaagggagggaaaacttggagtggccatggtctaagggaaagcagcccccgagatccgagaagtctaaagattactgtgaatattgtttcaacggacaccagaccgaaaagtgcaagaaccttaaaataatgatccaaaaattaattgatgcgggagagctcaaacattacgtacgaaaggatgttaccgaggacagatccaagcgaaccaaaccagtccaacttccggaaggaaaccgaacaatcaacaccatctcgtgttctgaagccacaggaccctcacttacagcgcagatagattggaaagaggttacggaagcaattcgaagaccgctgcgaattatataaggtcgatgggatagtggtggacgaacacgaagaatggatggaatctcctatcatcttcgatgccgaggatatcgaagaagatatggaagaccataacgatcccttggtcctaacactaccagtagctggatgtaacctcaaaaagatcctcatagacgggggaagctccgtaaacgtcctattttacgatgcattcaaacggatgaagctccatgatgaacagttaatgacctcttatcacaccatctacggattcaatggagcagccacgaagcccttgggagacatcgtgttgcaggttaacgcagggcccatgaaactggaaacccgattcagtgtggtggacaccccttccccctacaacgcattattggacgaaaatggatacaaagctcaaaggagttgcggcaacataccaccaatatctcagatttccaacacctgaggggagtaatggaaatcaagggagatcggatcactacgcgagagtgccaggccactcaggatcatatcaacaaagcaagaagagcagcgaaaaatccgaagagtaaaaaatcaagaaaccgcgaaagagaaggccatagacctgttcctcaaggaaactacaggaagggcttgacgaaagatgataatgtcctaagcacagaaacaagtacttcaacaaccagcgaaagaaaacacgctaaatagcaattaaagaacgtcccagtcctcggaaacccgaagcctgtgttcacaccagtggagcccgtaaaggaaatcaacataggaacggaagaaaacccgaagatgatcaaaatcgggaccataatggacgaaggaaggaacattccttaaccaaattacttaaggaatacgcggatgtgttcgcctggaagctaggagatatgccggggattgacccaaaagtaatccaacatgactacgcatcaaaccgggcacgcccccgttcaggcagaaaatacgaaaagtagctccagagtatcatgaggcagtagaaacagaacttcggaaactactagacgcaggatttatcaaggaagtcaagtatcctacctggatctccaacatggtcattgttcctaagaaaaatggaggggttagaatatgcatcgactttactaatctcaacaaggcatgtccaaaggacagctatcccctgccgagcatagaccagctggtagaagcagtagtagaaggatatgaagaactgtcattcatggatggacattctggctacaaccaagtagccctggcagaagaagatcagccacacacagcgttctaccccacatggcctttattgctacactagaatgcctttcggacttcgaaacgcaggggcaacataccaaaggatggtcgatgctatcttcaagccatggattggaggaaccctagaagtctacgttgacgacatgctcgtcaaaagcaagctgcaaagatcaccaccaggacctgaaatatcttcgaagcaatgagaaacatcacatgaaagtgaatccggagaaatgtactttcggtgtcacctcggggaattcctcgggtatctggtaacaaaaaggggcatcgaggtagacccagcaaagattcaagccatagtagagatcgtccccaaagaatttaaaggaagtacagaactcaatggatccatagcagcgttgggcagatttattgccgacttcggacaaatgcaaacatttcttcaatattctcaaaaaagggagcaggttcgaatggaccgtgaatgcgaggaagcattccaaaaaatcaaagaacacctagcctcaatcccgatcctgcagaagccagaccctgacgaggttttggcactgtacatagcagcaacagaggacgcagtcagcgcggtattagtcaaaaccaatacaaagatagaacaacctatctattacgtcagcaagaccctcaattctgcggaaagaaactatactaagattgaacaactcatcctcgcactggtatgggctacccaaaaactgagaacctacttcctaactcacctcgtcagggtcccatgcaaagcaccattggaagcagtcctcaaaagcacgggaaaagtgggccgaatagccaaatggaacacccatctggaccaattcaacatcattcatgaaattcaacattctcggaagtcccaagttctggcggatttcttagcagacctcccccttgacaacgacgaagagattaagggaataccagaagccgaggaagaaaacaaggatccaatggatatcctcgaacctgcgagtcaaagacaatgggaagtcttcgtcgacggatcaaaaataaggaaggagcaggaataggcattgtcattatcaccccaactggagaaaggattatacaggcacttagattggaattcaaagagcataccaacaacattgttgaatacgaagctgtcgtacatgccctccgtataataatagagatgggggtaaccgatgt encodes the following:
- the LOC113310732 gene encoding uncharacterized protein LOC113310732 produces the protein MENNERENSTDFDLNLDTFELPAELEDNLYYSLRGGHNPIQGVSPRPRNRWRRRRPSITSSETRNFSLDFIVNPSSASERVSQVGEGSLGVTDTDERTAESSKAGKGLAVDLLGNELNKDEDKEKNNEDGMSFFDCNICFGMANEPVITFCGHLFCWPCLYQWLHVYSKVKLCPVCQTELTDANITPIYGRGNNVEDSKMKQKVGVPPRPQARRVESFRQSIQRAVSSSFQIEEMIQRIGRRFDVARGRTPPQDVGGSLELIDRADFLANQILASGGIHREGYRRNILLEQSLLEAQDDVVDVVSSEAEGTNPRPPLSPPSRHSQTAASVVRLSSALSSHERVFHSFLLNQHMRRHHARSPPLENRSSLSSISSALVQRGGGDAEIDLVVPVSSSDASRASIVDTELFRAIRRRRLN